A portion of the Methanofastidiosum sp. genome contains these proteins:
- a CDS encoding GNAT family N-acetyltransferase has protein sequence MIKILDTYFPGVIGRITKLHAEYYSMNWDFDLYFESKVATELSEFLNRFDKNRDGIWTAHVNDEFVGSIILDGINSDEEGARLRWFILDPNYQGRGLGNLLMEKSVLFCREKNYRRVFLWTFAGLDAARHLYEKFGFTICKEHEDDQWGKTVTEQMFELFL, from the coding sequence ATGATTAAAATATTGGATACTTATTTTCCAGGAGTAATTGGTAGAATAACTAAGTTACATGCAGAATACTACTCTATGAATTGGGATTTTGATCTTTACTTTGAATCAAAAGTTGCAACTGAACTTTCGGAATTTTTAAATCGATTTGATAAAAATAGAGACGGGATCTGGACGGCACATGTGAACGATGAATTTGTCGGATCTATTATACTAGACGGAATAAACTCAGATGAAGAAGGGGCAAGGCTGAGATGGTTTATATTGGACCCAAATTATCAAGGTAGGGGTTTAGGAAATCTACTAATGGAGAAATCAGTTCTTTTCTGTAGAGAAAAAAACTATAGAAGAGTTTTCCTTTGGACTTTTGCAGGATTAGATGCTGCAAGACATCTATATGAAAAATTTGGATTCACAATATGCAAAGAGCATGAAGACGATCAATGGGGAAAAACAGTGACTGAGCAGATGTTTGAGCTATTTTTGTAA
- a CDS encoding glycine/betaine ABC transporter substrate-binding protein — MKNKLFLSGILILGLIIAAAGCIGQGTEKTIVIGTMPYNEEYILGHMISLLLEDAGYKTEVKEGLGGTLINYEALKRGQINVFVGYTGAFYNTVLKLPALDNWDPNVVYSEVEKGLRDQEGITVVTKLGFKNNYAISVPRTWAEERNLTKVSELEPYAPSMVLGTDIEYPTAPDGLPTFEKAYGFKFKDVKSMEPTLVYEAINNKLVDVITGYTTDKRGELFDLVVLEDDKGGLLPYDAIIITTTSFAKDEAVISILKKLEGRIDDKAMADMNYQYDIEKKESRDIARAFLISQGLIKN, encoded by the coding sequence ATGAAAAATAAATTATTTCTGTCAGGGATATTGATATTAGGGCTGATCATTGCAGCTGCCGGCTGCATAGGCCAGGGAACAGAAAAAACAATTGTTATCGGTACAATGCCATATAATGAAGAATATATTCTTGGGCACATGATATCTTTGTTACTAGAAGATGCTGGGTATAAGACCGAAGTAAAAGAAGGGCTTGGAGGTACACTAATTAACTATGAAGCCTTAAAGAGGGGGCAAATTAATGTTTTTGTTGGCTATACTGGTGCCTTCTATAATACTGTTTTGAAACTACCCGCATTGGACAATTGGGATCCAAATGTAGTTTATAGTGAAGTTGAAAAAGGATTAAGAGATCAAGAAGGCATAACTGTCGTTACAAAACTTGGATTTAAGAATAACTATGCAATCTCTGTTCCAAGAACTTGGGCTGAGGAAAGGAATCTCACAAAGGTCAGTGAGCTTGAACCTTATGCACCATCTATGGTTCTTGGAACTGACATTGAGTACCCGACAGCTCCAGATGGGCTCCCAACATTTGAAAAAGCCTATGGATTTAAATTTAAAGATGTCAAATCAATGGAGCCAACCCTAGTATATGAAGCAATAAATAATAAACTAGTAGATGTCATCACCGGTTACACAACTGATAAGAGGGGTGAACTCTTTGACCTTGTTGTCTTAGAGGACGACAAAGGTGGGCTTTTACCATATGATGCAATAATTATAACAACTACTTCATTTGCCAAAGACGAAGCTGTGATAAGCATTCTTAAGAAACTTGAGGGAAGAATTGATGACAAAGCAATGGCGGACATGAACTATCAGTATGACATCGAAAAGAAAGAATCAAGGGATATCGCAAGGGCATTTTTAATCTCTCAAGGTCTAATTAAAAACTAA
- a CDS encoding dihydrolipoyl dehydrogenase — protein MKKYDVIVIGSGAGMGVASDALSSGYKVAVVDKGPLGGTCLNLGCIPSKLLIFPADRVAEIENSKKLGVEASITKIRFREIMERMRSSIAEDRNGMREGIKQAKNLDFYESTGYFVDDYTVEVDGKRIIGEKIFIAAGARPHIPDVKGLDKIEYLTNESILDLNELPKSVVVLGGGYIACEFGHFLAGMGSEVTIIQRNSRLVANEEPEISDLLLNEMSKRMKIHTNTEVIEVLQKDGLVNVIGKVKDSEKTIEVNAERILVAGGRVPNSDLLKVQNTGVETDSRGYIKVDEYLKTSKENIWAFGDVIGKYMFRHSANKEAVYAWHNSIHEKKVPMDYSAIPHAIFSYPEIASVGIGESEAKKSHKILIGYAKYNSVAKGIAMLEEETFAKAIVDKENNKILGFHIIGPYASILIQEVINVMANNMDMRAIFKGIHIHPALPELIPSTLGNLMEPED, from the coding sequence ATGAAAAAATACGATGTAATAGTTATTGGGTCTGGAGCTGGAATGGGTGTGGCAAGTGATGCTCTTTCAAGTGGATATAAAGTAGCTGTAGTAGATAAGGGGCCCCTTGGAGGTACATGCTTGAATTTAGGATGTATACCTTCAAAATTACTTATTTTCCCTGCAGATAGGGTGGCAGAAATAGAAAATTCAAAAAAACTTGGTGTTGAGGCAAGTATAACTAAAATCCGTTTTAGAGAAATAATGGAGAGAATGAGATCTTCAATTGCAGAAGACAGAAATGGTATGAGAGAGGGTATAAAACAAGCTAAGAATCTTGACTTCTATGAGTCAACTGGTTACTTTGTAGATGATTATACAGTTGAAGTAGATGGAAAGAGGATAATAGGTGAAAAGATATTCATTGCTGCTGGTGCTAGACCCCATATACCCGATGTTAAAGGGCTTGATAAAATAGAATATTTGACAAATGAGAGTATTCTTGATTTAAACGAGCTTCCTAAAAGCGTAGTTGTCTTAGGAGGCGGATATATTGCCTGTGAGTTTGGTCATTTTCTAGCAGGAATGGGGAGTGAAGTAACAATAATACAAAGGAATTCAAGGCTTGTGGCAAATGAAGAGCCTGAAATTTCAGATTTGCTATTAAACGAAATGTCAAAAAGAATGAAAATACACACAAATACTGAGGTCATTGAGGTTTTGCAAAAAGATGGCTTAGTGAATGTAATAGGAAAAGTAAAAGATTCAGAAAAGACTATTGAAGTTAATGCAGAGAGGATCTTAGTCGCGGGGGGAAGGGTTCCAAATTCCGATCTATTAAAAGTGCAAAATACTGGAGTTGAAACAGATTCAAGGGGGTACATCAAAGTAGATGAGTATTTAAAAACTTCAAAGGAAAACATTTGGGCTTTTGGTGATGTTATAGGCAAATACATGTTCAGGCATTCTGCAAACAAGGAAGCTGTATACGCATGGCATAACAGCATTCATGAAAAGAAGGTGCCAATGGATTACAGTGCCATACCTCATGCTATCTTTTCATACCCTGAAATTGCATCTGTTGGAATTGGAGAAAGTGAGGCAAAAAAGAGTCACAAAATATTGATAGGTTATGCAAAGTATAATAGTGTTGCAAAAGGAATTGCTATGCTAGAAGAAGAAACTTTTGCTAAAGCTATAGTTGATAAGGAGAATAACAAGATTTTAGGATTCCATATAATTGGTCCATACGCTTCAATATTAATCCAAGAGGTAATTAATGTCATGGCAAACAATATGGATATGAGGGCAATCTTCAAAGGAATCCATATCCATCCAGCTTTGCCTGAGCTAATCCCCTCAACGTTGGGGAATTTAATGGAGCCAGAAGATTAA
- a CDS encoding DUF432 domain-containing protein has product MYGYYKSPLNPLRISKEGIHLQIEKDGNTLRYERTSPNESIEKILLTKDCGIIINPIEAQKIHKQVSQYLLIEFEKSVFVEPKDTNNIYLTFPIDIGVFISGRKNYDLLDTFTLAKQKYTLYGDPRNGVICKYHKSPVFTSLPNNLNPLINGVMKLKLINTTDDWIEITKSVFDSHEMKVYFNVALVSMRAHMKILSEKIAETEFINSGVKRGMKKALEVFEPSKITVSQKKFTMEEGL; this is encoded by the coding sequence ATGTATGGATATTATAAATCACCTCTAAATCCCCTTAGAATTTCAAAAGAAGGTATCCATCTCCAGATTGAAAAAGATGGTAATACCCTTCGTTATGAGAGAACTAGCCCTAATGAATCGATAGAGAAAATTCTACTAACAAAAGACTGCGGCATTATTATAAATCCAATAGAGGCTCAAAAAATCCATAAACAGGTTTCTCAATATCTTTTAATAGAATTTGAGAAATCGGTTTTTGTTGAGCCAAAAGATACTAATAATATTTATCTAACATTTCCTATAGATATTGGGGTTTTCATATCTGGAAGAAAAAATTATGATCTCCTTGATACTTTTACCCTTGCAAAACAAAAGTATACCCTCTATGGAGATCCAAGAAACGGAGTGATATGTAAATACCATAAAAGCCCTGTTTTTACATCCTTACCTAATAATCTAAATCCATTGATTAATGGTGTGATGAAACTTAAGCTGATAAATACTACCGATGACTGGATTGAGATAACAAAAAGTGTTTTTGATTCACATGAAATGAAAGTTTATTTTAACGTGGCCCTTGTTTCAATGAGAGCCCATATGAAAATACTAAGTGAGAAGATTGCAGAAACAGAATTTATTAATTCAGGTGTTAAAAGAGGTATGAAGAAGGCACTCGAGGTATTTGAACCTTCAAAGATTACGGTTTCACAAAAGAAGTTTACTATGGAGGAAGGCCTTTGA
- a CDS encoding betaine/proline/choline family ABC transporter ATP-binding protein (Members of the family are the ATP-binding subunit of ABC transporters for substrates such as betaine, L-proline or other amino acids, choline, carnitine, etc. The substrate specificity is best determined from the substrate-binding subunit, rather than this subunit, as it interacts with the permease subunit and not with substrate directly.): MSSECLDSLKFEHVTKIYKESKAIDNVSFEICKGELFVILGSSGSGKTTTLRLINRLIDPDQGAIYLNGQDTKDMDPVNLRRRIGYVIQQIGLFPHMTVKENIGLIPRLEKWKDQDISNRIDELLSLVALPPDLFRSRYPNQLSGGQQQRVGLARALVMDPPLLLMDEPFGALDPLLRMQLQNEFLTIKTKLDKTIVFVTHDIEESFILADRIGVMHGGKMLQIGTPSELLFEPENEIVSKIIGTENKFKALRFLEAKDVMLPLDKNCMIEVDISCEEAINKMISEKNEVCIIKKSNSDIAQIALIELLNRKNKDESIFEVGKKLITVSPHDSLSSIISILKSSKEPSAVVMEREKVLGIVMINSVLMELV; encoded by the coding sequence ATTTCAAGTGAATGCTTGGACTCACTAAAGTTTGAACATGTGACAAAAATATACAAAGAATCAAAAGCCATAGATAATGTCTCATTTGAAATATGCAAGGGTGAGCTGTTTGTCATACTTGGGTCAAGTGGCTCTGGTAAGACCACAACTTTAAGATTGATCAATCGATTAATAGACCCAGATCAAGGAGCTATTTATCTAAACGGCCAAGATACTAAAGATATGGATCCGGTCAATCTTAGAAGAAGAATAGGGTATGTCATACAACAGATTGGTCTTTTCCCCCATATGACGGTCAAAGAAAATATAGGCCTAATCCCACGTTTAGAGAAATGGAAGGATCAAGATATTTCAAATAGAATCGACGAGTTACTATCTTTAGTTGCTTTGCCTCCTGACCTATTTAGGTCTCGCTATCCAAATCAACTTAGTGGAGGCCAACAACAGAGGGTTGGTCTCGCAAGAGCCCTTGTCATGGATCCTCCTCTACTACTAATGGACGAACCTTTTGGGGCACTTGACCCACTTTTGAGGATGCAACTTCAAAATGAATTTCTTACAATCAAAACAAAACTCGACAAAACAATAGTATTCGTTACTCATGATATTGAAGAAAGTTTCATTTTGGCCGATAGAATCGGGGTGATGCATGGTGGAAAGATGCTTCAGATTGGAACACCTTCAGAATTACTATTTGAACCTGAAAATGAAATTGTTTCAAAAATAATTGGAACTGAAAATAAATTCAAGGCACTTCGATTTTTAGAGGCAAAGGATGTAATGCTGCCACTTGATAAAAATTGCATGATTGAAGTGGATATTTCATGCGAAGAAGCTATCAATAAAATGATCTCTGAGAAAAATGAAGTTTGTATAATAAAAAAATCAAACTCAGACATTGCTCAAATAGCATTAATTGAACTATTAAATAGAAAAAATAAGGATGAATCTATATTTGAAGTTGGCAAAAAATTAATTACTGTTTCTCCTCATGATAGTCTTTCATCAATAATATCAATTTTAAAATCCTCAAAAGAGCCCTCTGCAGTTGTCATGGAAAGAGAAAAAGTGTTAGGAATTGTAATGATTAATTCAGTTTTAATGGAATTAGTGTAG
- a CDS encoding ABC transporter permease gives MVSILDTIVSVWITQQITLRTIQHLYMFSIALIISIFIGVALAILVYNNPKIANAWFNFLNVIETIPELALFIFLLPILGLGEKPTIAACVLYSILPIMRNTYTGLAYVSKEYVEIATAIGLTKNEILLRIRLPMALPLISGGIRIAVVYIMGIATLGGLIAAGGLGVPLQAGIYRYDIPAIIIAAIWVGSLGVLFDFIAWIVENRLARRYNPW, from the coding sequence ATGGTAAGTATCCTGGACACAATAGTATCGGTCTGGATTACACAGCAAATTACCTTGAGGACCATTCAGCATCTTTATATGTTTTCCATAGCATTGATCATTTCAATTTTTATAGGTGTGGCTTTAGCAATTTTAGTGTATAATAACCCCAAGATTGCAAATGCATGGTTTAATTTTTTAAATGTGATTGAGACTATACCTGAATTGGCATTGTTCATTTTTCTTTTACCGATTCTTGGACTGGGGGAGAAACCAACTATTGCTGCATGTGTCTTGTACTCAATACTTCCCATAATGAGAAACACTTACACAGGATTGGCATATGTAAGCAAGGAATATGTTGAAATTGCAACTGCGATAGGTCTTACGAAGAATGAAATACTATTGAGAATAAGGTTGCCAATGGCATTGCCCTTGATAAGCGGCGGCATTAGGATTGCAGTTGTATATATAATGGGCATTGCCACTTTAGGTGGTCTAATCGCAGCAGGGGGTCTTGGAGTTCCTTTACAAGCAGGAATATATAGGTATGATATTCCGGCCATAATAATTGCCGCTATTTGGGTCGGCTCTTTGGGGGTCCTATTCGATTTTATAGCATGGATTGTTGAAAATAGATTGGCCAGGAGGTATAATCCTTGGTAG